Proteins co-encoded in one uncultured Methanomethylovorans sp. genomic window:
- a CDS encoding Wadjet anti-phage system protein JetD domain-containing protein produces MMENQILCILKKHNKKNIELKEIANNIEASGIKIRTNPEHKNEFIDSMQKLIEKETLVPLKNSRPLLDYDKIAAKYQICLKSLENQTNTLPSSEIDSYHPKIDMSFYVKHPEEYYENKIYIQKIDSLLKQDSCPTLTANERSYLIFNDEKALTDPGKATIDGLAILRKLGNLKIEDLKAKETFEPFFCYQTEMFENIANSRPRTVLIIENKDTFWTLMDAIKSNLLCGIHLLIYGEGMAITKKFAFIRYLRGQPSDHYYYFGDIDYAGIIIYNTLRKTFPEYDIVPAVPFYEYMLHTAGFENSRCLKSIKDTDSSNLSPFIDYFNAESEDMIRKIIENKRCLPQEVINNNNIMEWSYFVLQ; encoded by the coding sequence ATGATGGAAAATCAAATACTTTGCATACTTAAGAAACACAACAAAAAGAATATTGAGCTTAAGGAAATTGCAAACAATATAGAAGCATCTGGAATAAAAATTCGTACAAATCCTGAACATAAAAATGAGTTTATAGATTCGATGCAGAAATTAATCGAAAAAGAAACATTGGTCCCACTAAAAAACTCACGACCGTTGTTAGATTATGACAAAATAGCAGCTAAATATCAAATATGTTTAAAGTCGCTTGAAAATCAGACAAATACTTTACCATCATCTGAAATCGATTCATATCATCCCAAAATAGATATGAGTTTTTATGTAAAACATCCTGAAGAATACTATGAAAACAAGATATATATCCAAAAAATAGACTCTCTTTTAAAACAGGACAGCTGTCCAACCCTTACGGCCAACGAGAGATCATATCTGATATTTAACGATGAAAAGGCTTTAACAGACCCCGGTAAAGCTACCATTGATGGTCTAGCCATTCTACGGAAGCTAGGAAACTTGAAAATTGAAGACCTGAAAGCAAAGGAAACTTTTGAGCCTTTCTTCTGCTATCAGACCGAGATGTTCGAGAATATTGCAAACAGCCGTCCAAGAACGGTTCTTATAATAGAGAACAAGGACACCTTCTGGACTCTAATGGATGCCATAAAATCCAATCTTCTCTGTGGTATCCATCTTTTGATATATGGAGAAGGAATGGCGATAACCAAAAAGTTTGCATTTATTCGTTATCTTAGAGGCCAGCCATCAGATCACTATTATTACTTTGGGGACATCGATTATGCAGGTATCATCATCTATAATACATTAAGAAAAACCTTCCCTGAATACGATATCGTTCCTGCAGTTCCTTTCTATGAATATATGCTTCACACCGCTGGGTTTGAGAACTCGCGCTGCTTAAAAAGTATCAAGGACACTGATTCTTCAAATTTATCGCCTTTCATTGATTATTTCAATGCAGAATCTGAAGATATGATTAGAAAAATCATTGAAAACAAGAGATGTCTTCCACAAGAAGTAATCAATAATAACAATATCATGGAGTGGAGTTATTTTGTCCTTCAGTAA
- a CDS encoding DUF6063 family protein produces MKYEKEKLTTALDMLYHMLSTNSLEQSKCPRHYALYEHDAEIRDALELCAERFGLYICRRENALYLSAGINNKVFGMSNDDIKYELGKGFNSNSAMYTVFFIMHVIVSEFYEESMYDTHQQKIPKENLLKTIDSKINALSTFEDIQKLSEEYKFNFKEIKELWDSLPVREFRPNSDDEKERGTGSKLTMINETIKFMEKHDLAVENNNAIYPTPRFKALVAEAYTNSKIRNDILEFLENIEAEGDTENA; encoded by the coding sequence ATGAAATACGAAAAAGAGAAGCTTACGACTGCCCTTGATATGCTCTATCATATGCTATCCACAAATTCCCTTGAACAGAGCAAATGCCCAAGGCACTATGCATTGTATGAACATGATGCTGAAATAAGGGATGCACTCGAACTTTGTGCAGAAAGATTTGGGCTTTACATCTGCAGGCGTGAGAATGCTCTCTATCTGAGTGCAGGGATCAATAACAAGGTCTTCGGTATGTCAAATGACGACATCAAATATGAGCTCGGAAAGGGTTTCAACAGCAATTCAGCAATGTACACTGTATTCTTTATCATGCACGTAATTGTCAGTGAATTCTACGAGGAATCAATGTATGACACCCACCAGCAAAAAATACCAAAAGAAAACCTGCTCAAAACAATAGATTCAAAGATCAATGCACTGTCCACCTTTGAGGATATTCAAAAACTCAGTGAAGAATACAAGTTCAATTTCAAGGAAATCAAGGAGCTTTGGGATAGTCTGCCTGTAAGAGAGTTCAGGCCAAATTCCGATGATGAAAAAGAAAGAGGGACCGGTTCAAAGCTCACGATGATAAATGAAACCATCAAATTCATGGAGAAACACGATCTTGCAGTAGAGAATAACAACGCCATATACCCCACTCCCAGATTCAAAGCACTGGTAGCCGAAGCTTATACAAATTCAAAGATACGGAATGACATACTGGAGTTCCTGGAAAACATTGAAGCAGAAGGAGACACTGAAAATGCCTAA
- a CDS encoding ATP-binding protein, with protein MFEYIRKQWKTDQKLVIVIDEFSYLAQVDESIPSVFQLIVDEILKGGPFHLILCGSSISMMEKTTLAHSSPLYGRRTGQMQVMPLLLQHMQVFFPGFEADELMRIYGATGGIPFYLRFFEPDKSFYENVEHAIFSKEAVLYAEGDFLLREELREPATYMNILYSISKGATRAGEIAAGAFLETKDLSYYLDTLMKLGFVRKEHPVAEKLSTRKTIYSIDDPFLRFWFRYVLVHRDSIEAGDASSVIEDLDRSYDRNLGETFEQVGKEMLMYLNLQDKLPFRFKSIGRQWGKIPNMPKGKNDYEIDIVALDQDSKSILFCECKWQKQKTDADVYFSLKEKAAHVKWFLERKEHFALISRSGFTKRMHEIAEIEKVLLLTLDDYLSAGDE; from the coding sequence ATGTTCGAATACATTCGTAAGCAGTGGAAAACTGATCAAAAGCTTGTCATAGTTATCGATGAGTTTTCTTATCTGGCACAGGTAGATGAATCTATACCATCTGTGTTCCAGCTTATAGTTGATGAAATTCTAAAAGGTGGACCTTTCCACCTGATACTCTGTGGTTCTTCAATTTCCATGATGGAAAAAACAACACTTGCTCATTCCAGTCCGTTATATGGCAGGAGAACGGGCCAGATGCAAGTCATGCCCCTGCTTTTACAGCATATGCAGGTTTTTTTCCCAGGATTTGAAGCAGACGAGCTTATGCGGATATATGGGGCAACCGGCGGTATTCCTTTTTACCTCCGGTTCTTTGAGCCGGATAAAAGCTTTTATGAGAATGTGGAGCATGCAATATTTTCCAAAGAAGCTGTGCTCTATGCTGAAGGTGACTTCCTCCTTCGTGAAGAGCTAAGAGAGCCTGCTACTTATATGAATATCCTCTATTCCATTTCCAAAGGCGCAACACGGGCAGGAGAAATTGCTGCAGGAGCATTTTTGGAAACCAAGGACTTGTCTTACTATCTTGACACGCTCATGAAGCTAGGATTTGTGAGAAAAGAACATCCAGTGGCAGAGAAGTTGTCTACCCGTAAGACCATTTATTCAATAGATGATCCTTTCTTACGCTTCTGGTTCCGGTATGTACTGGTTCACAGGGATTCCATTGAGGCAGGTGATGCATCATCTGTTATAGAAGACCTTGATAGGAGCTATGACCGTAACCTGGGAGAGACTTTTGAGCAGGTGGGGAAAGAAATGCTCATGTATCTCAACTTGCAGGATAAGCTTCCCTTCAGGTTCAAATCCATAGGCAGGCAGTGGGGTAAGATCCCTAATATGCCAAAAGGGAAAAACGACTATGAAATAGATATAGTGGCTCTTGACCAGGATTCAAAGAGCATTCTATTCTGCGAATGCAAATGGCAGAAACAGAAAACAGATGCTGATGTTTACTTCAGCCTTAAGGAGAAAGCAGCTCATGTAAAATGGTTCCTGGAGAGGAAAGAGCATTTTGCCCTTATCAGCAGATCCGGTTTCACGAAAAGGATGCATGAGATTGCTGAAATAGAAAAAGTTTTGCTGCTGACGCTGGATGATTATCTTTCAGCTGGGGATGAATAA
- a CDS encoding ATP-binding protein, whose product MFSNFINRVQELEHLNKEYSSGYFSFTVIYGRRRVGKTELIQHFIQDKPHIYFLADVRGYSI is encoded by the coding sequence ATGTTCAGTAATTTCATTAATCGTGTTCAAGAGCTTGAGCATTTGAACAAGGAATACAGTTCTGGATATTTCTCTTTCACGGTCATCTATGGTCGTCGGCGGGTTGGAAAGACTGAACTGATCCAACATTTCATACAGGACAAGCCACATATTTATTTCCTGGCGGATGTGAGGGGGTACTCAATCTAA
- a CDS encoding class I SAM-dependent methyltransferase: MAKQNIFDDNVFFEGYYKLRENIDSANNLVEKPAIFSMIGDVKGRSIIDLGCGYGENCKTFSDMGAKRIVGVDISVKMLEVARNENFASNIEYYNICMEDVDSIRFKYDVAVSSLAIHYIMDFNKLAMDVYSLLNDNGIFVFSQEHPLSTAPIDGAKWIKDSEEHVDHYRLTDYARLGERNISWIVDGIIKYHCTFSEIINGLILAGFKIEEIREPVPREETIQRLPDYEKDLHKPDFLIIKVRKKNNEK; this comes from the coding sequence ATGGCCAAACAAAATATTTTTGATGACAATGTATTTTTTGAAGGATATTACAAATTAAGAGAAAACATTGATAGTGCAAACAATTTAGTGGAAAAACCTGCAATCTTCTCAATGATTGGTGATGTAAAAGGAAGAAGCATTATTGATTTGGGCTGTGGATATGGTGAAAACTGCAAAACTTTTTCAGATATGGGTGCGAAGAGAATTGTCGGAGTGGATATATCTGTAAAAATGCTTGAAGTCGCCCGAAATGAAAACTTCGCATCCAATATTGAATACTATAATATCTGTATGGAAGATGTTGATTCAATTCGTTTCAAATATGATGTAGCAGTTAGTTCTCTTGCAATACACTACATAATGGACTTTAATAAACTGGCAATGGATGTGTATTCATTATTGAATGATAATGGCATATTCGTTTTTTCGCAAGAACATCCATTATCAACAGCACCAATTGATGGGGCTAAATGGATAAAAGATAGTGAGGAACATGTTGATCATTATAGATTGACGGATTACGCACGCCTGGGAGAACGAAATATTTCATGGATTGTTGATGGGATCATAAAATATCACTGTACTTTTTCTGAAATAATAAACGGACTTATCTTAGCAGGATTCAAAATTGAAGAAATAAGAGAACCAGTTCCAAGAGAAGAAACAATTCAAAGATTGCCTGATTATGAAAAAGACTTACATAAGCCCGATTTTTTAATTATTAAAGTAAGAAAGAAAAATAATGAAAAGTGA
- a CDS encoding heme ABC transporter ATP-binding protein: MLEVKDISVSYGSRHILKKVNLKAREGEVIGIVGPNGSGKTTFLKSIVKYLKPDAGSICINNKNINDMDNRQIAKNVAVVSQIVSIGFDFTVRDIVLMGRTPYIKGAEKPEDIKIVEEAMKRTNTYEFKDRMVTQLSGGELQRVIIARALAQTPRILLLDEPTSHLDIAHQVEIFDLVREAANGGLTVIAVIHDLNLAAHYCDRICMLKGGEIVCTGQPKAVFTEQNIQHTFNIPVEVNTLKTNNSLYIMPLLRTVPRAG; this comes from the coding sequence ATGCTTGAAGTAAAAGATATCAGTGTCAGCTACGGAAGCAGACATATACTGAAAAAAGTGAACCTTAAAGCCCGCGAGGGAGAGGTCATTGGAATTGTCGGGCCAAATGGCTCAGGCAAGACCACGTTCCTCAAAAGCATCGTAAAATACCTGAAACCAGATGCAGGAAGCATATGTATCAACAATAAAAATATCAATGACATGGACAACCGTCAGATAGCAAAGAACGTAGCGGTTGTATCACAAATAGTATCCATAGGATTTGATTTTACAGTCCGTGACATTGTACTCATGGGCCGTACCCCATACATAAAAGGGGCTGAAAAGCCAGAGGATATTAAAATAGTCGAAGAAGCTATGAAAAGGACAAATACATACGAATTCAAAGACCGCATGGTCACCCAGCTAAGCGGCGGCGAACTACAGCGTGTCATAATTGCACGAGCTCTGGCACAAACACCCAGGATACTCCTGCTGGACGAACCCACATCCCACTTAGATATAGCCCATCAGGTGGAGATCTTCGATCTGGTAAGAGAAGCAGCAAATGGAGGACTTACCGTGATAGCTGTTATTCACGATCTCAATCTTGCAGCCCATTACTGTGACAGGATCTGCATGCTCAAAGGCGGAGAAATAGTGTGTACAGGACAACCAAAAGCAGTGTTCACAGAGCAGAACATCCAGCATACTTTCAACATACCGGTGGAAGTAAACACTCTGAAGACCAATAATTCACTGTACATAATGCCACTGCTGAGGACAGTTCCAAGAGCGGGATAG
- a CDS encoding iron chelate uptake ABC transporter family permease subunit, which translates to MSEHRKTIIAALIFLLAVTVVANAAIGSADISLFMATKITYMGILEWTKDTLSGLIPAVGQFQLWDKLAITKTWQLPQEIIILNIRIPRAVLAGLVGAALSTAGCAMQGLLKNPMADPYIIGMSSGSALGAALALLLGLQMQLFAFVFSVATIFLVYNIAKVGRVVPTDTLLLGGVAVGAFLSAITSFLVYINDSRDHVIFWMMGSFANPEWNKVFVSGVMIIIGTFMLYRQSWTLNVLLLGEEQAQYLGVNIEWVKKYILVFTSLITGAAVAVSGLIGFVGLVIPHIMRIIVGPDHRILFPTSTLAGAIFLIICDTLSRTLITDLNLPVGIITAMFGAPFFIYLIRKRRKTIYA; encoded by the coding sequence ATGTCAGAGCACAGGAAAACGATCATAGCAGCCTTAATCTTCCTACTGGCGGTTACTGTTGTAGCCAATGCTGCAATTGGCAGTGCAGATATTTCCCTCTTCATGGCTACAAAGATTACCTATATGGGAATTCTGGAATGGACCAAAGATACGCTCTCAGGTCTGATACCCGCTGTCGGTCAGTTCCAGTTGTGGGATAAACTTGCCATCACCAAAACATGGCAACTCCCCCAAGAGATTATCATTCTTAACATCCGTATTCCCAGGGCAGTGCTTGCAGGACTGGTAGGAGCAGCACTCAGCACAGCCGGATGTGCTATGCAGGGACTACTAAAAAACCCCATGGCAGACCCATACATCATCGGCATGTCTTCCGGTTCAGCGCTTGGTGCAGCTCTGGCATTATTGCTGGGACTGCAAATGCAATTATTTGCATTCGTATTCTCTGTGGCTACAATATTCCTGGTATATAATATCGCAAAAGTCGGACGCGTCGTGCCGACAGATACACTGCTGCTCGGAGGTGTTGCAGTAGGAGCGTTCCTAAGCGCGATAACCTCATTTCTGGTGTATATAAACGATTCCAGGGATCATGTGATCTTCTGGATGATGGGAAGTTTTGCAAATCCGGAATGGAATAAAGTGTTCGTTTCCGGTGTGATGATAATTATAGGTACTTTTATGCTGTACCGTCAGTCCTGGACCCTGAATGTATTGCTTCTGGGAGAAGAACAGGCACAGTATCTGGGCGTGAATATCGAATGGGTCAAAAAATACATCCTTGTTTTCACATCGCTTATTACCGGAGCTGCAGTTGCTGTAAGCGGACTTATCGGTTTCGTGGGTCTCGTTATTCCTCACATCATGCGCATTATTGTCGGACCTGATCACAGGATACTGTTTCCAACTTCCACGCTTGCAGGAGCCATATTCCTCATAATATGCGATACCCTTTCAAGGACGCTCATCACAGACCTGAATTTGCCGGTTGGTATAATAACCGCCATGTTCGGCGCACCATTCTTCATATATCTGATAAGGAAAAGGAGGAAAACCATCTATGCTTGA
- a CDS encoding cobalamin-binding protein: MSKTSRTAILILAALLFVNCAAAFPVTVTDYYGENITINEKPQRIISLMPSNTEILFAVGAGDQVVGVTDHCNYPAEAQNVTKIGGYVTLDAEKIVDLKPDLVLAYEANGEEAISYLKKLGLTVVTLDSTTMEDIENNIQLVGSITGHDEEAKTIVSDMQSRTEKILGQTKDMDNSNRPRVLFIVSFDPMYAAGNGSFPDNLITIAGGSNIVEADAWPTVSLEDVVQQNPQIIICTGMGEKGIKFRQQILNSTVLSVTDAVQNQKVYAILEPNIIERPGPRVIEGLEQIYSFISPELQLISFPASENVTDVEDITDEKNIADTEKLNAAPASENTTQSNPSSPQEATPKTPGFGIGLAACMVISTCIIKASKK, translated from the coding sequence ATGTCAAAAACATCACGAACTGCAATTTTGATATTAGCTGCCCTGCTTTTTGTAAATTGTGCGGCGGCATTTCCTGTAACGGTCACTGACTACTACGGCGAGAATATCACTATCAACGAAAAACCCCAGAGGATAATATCCCTTATGCCCAGCAACACCGAGATCCTGTTCGCTGTAGGCGCAGGAGATCAGGTGGTAGGAGTAACTGACCATTGCAACTATCCGGCTGAAGCCCAGAATGTAACAAAGATAGGCGGCTATGTAACTCTGGATGCTGAAAAGATAGTAGACCTCAAGCCCGACCTTGTGCTTGCATACGAGGCGAACGGCGAAGAAGCAATATCATATCTTAAGAAACTCGGCCTTACTGTGGTAACCCTGGACTCCACGACCATGGAAGATATAGAGAACAACATTCAGCTCGTAGGCAGTATCACAGGGCACGATGAAGAAGCAAAGACAATCGTCTCGGACATGCAGAGCAGAACAGAAAAGATCCTTGGCCAGACAAAAGATATGGATAACAGCAACAGGCCAAGAGTGCTTTTCATAGTATCCTTTGACCCCATGTACGCTGCCGGAAACGGAAGTTTCCCTGACAACCTCATAACAATCGCAGGCGGATCAAACATAGTGGAAGCAGATGCCTGGCCAACGGTTTCGCTGGAAGATGTAGTACAGCAAAATCCACAGATCATCATCTGTACCGGTATGGGTGAGAAGGGTATAAAGTTCAGGCAACAGATCCTCAACAGCACAGTGCTTTCTGTTACCGATGCAGTTCAGAATCAAAAAGTGTATGCAATCCTCGAACCTAATATAATCGAGAGGCCAGGACCCAGGGTAATAGAGGGTCTGGAACAAATATACAGCTTCATATCCCCTGAATTGCAGTTAATCTCATTTCCGGCTTCAGAGAACGTCACTGATGTAGAGGACATCACCGATGAGAAGAACATTGCTGATACTGAGAAGTTAAATGCAGCTCCCGCTTCAGAGAACACCACGCAGAGTAATCCTTCATCCCCTCAGGAAGCAACTCCCAAAACCCCCGGTTTTGGCATCGGGCTTGCTGCATGTATGGTCATATCCACATGCATCATAAAGGCATCTAAAAAATAA
- a CDS encoding type IV pilin N-terminal domain-containing protein, producing the protein MKMLKDSKAVSPVIGVMLMLVVTVILAAAVSSTSSGLMKSSDAAPTAVFDVKIAKDVDVPAMSGTTSYITIKEVTGDAIQTENLKIVTTNPNAEGGNGTREILPGVLKSYGVSAVPGTVPYWNNVGEGYFGGYNSVTYTYDGNPTVDFGNYTVKPGVSMTAQDYVTTYSDDNVAAWDATAGDYTLGTGDTIGQMQDMFADWDSVEQGDFLNVKIVDLKSGKVIFTSDVEVV; encoded by the coding sequence ATGAAAATGCTAAAAGATTCAAAAGCTGTGTCGCCAGTTATCGGTGTGATGCTCATGCTTGTCGTGACCGTGATACTGGCAGCAGCAGTAAGTTCAACAAGCAGCGGACTAATGAAATCATCAGACGCTGCCCCAACCGCAGTGTTCGATGTGAAGATTGCAAAGGATGTAGATGTACCAGCAATGTCAGGAACTACGTCCTATATAACCATTAAAGAAGTTACAGGTGATGCAATCCAGACCGAGAACCTGAAGATCGTTACTACAAATCCAAATGCAGAAGGTGGAAACGGAACCCGCGAAATATTACCAGGAGTTTTAAAGAGCTATGGAGTATCTGCGGTTCCAGGTACTGTTCCATACTGGAACAATGTTGGTGAGGGTTACTTTGGTGGTTATAACAGTGTGACATACACTTATGATGGAAACCCAACAGTTGACTTCGGTAACTATACTGTAAAACCAGGAGTCTCAATGACCGCTCAGGATTACGTGACCACATACAGTGATGATAATGTGGCAGCATGGGATGCAACTGCTGGCGACTATACTCTTGGAACTGGTGACACAATAGGCCAGATGCAGGATATGTTTGCAGACTGGGACAGCGTTGAACAAGGAGACTTCCTAAACGTCAAGATAGTCGACCTCAAGAGTGGAAAAGTAATATTCACTTCTGATGTAGAGGTGGTTTAA